The genomic interval CGGGTGCCTTCCGCAGGTTGTGGACGTACTCCTCCGTGTAGTACCGCTCCCACTCCTCCAGCGACCGCTTGGTGGTGTCGAAGTTGAAGATGGACACGACCTGGATCATTGGATGCTCCTCCCCCGGCGGCCCCTCACAGCTGTTCCTCGCGGGCGATGATCTCGCGCATGATCTCGCTCGTGCCCGCGCCGATCGTGAACGCCGCCACGTCCCGGTAGAGCCGGCAGATGGGGTACTCCTCGATGAAGCCGTAGCCGCCGTGGAGCTGGAACACCTCGTTGGCGACGTGCTTGACCTGCTCGCAGGAGAAGAGCTTCGCCATCGAGGCGGCGAGGCTCGCGTCGGGCGCGTCGCGGTTCAGGCGGTCGCAGGCCCAGTGGACGAGCTGGCGCGTGGCCTCGATGGTCGTCCGCACGTCGGCGAGGCGGTGGCGCCACGCCTGGAACTTCCCGAGCGGCTGGCCGAAAATCCGGCGCTCAGCGGCGTAGCGCGTCCCTTCCTCCCAGAGGCGCTCCATCACCCCGAGGGCGAAGGCCGAGATGACGATCCGCTCGCCCTTGAAGTGGTCCATCACGTAACCGAACCCGTGGCCCTCCTCGCCGACGAGGTTCCGCAGCGGGACCCGGCAGTCGTCGAAGAAGAGCTCCGCCGTGTCCGAGGCGCGCGAGCCCATCTTCTGGAGCGTCCGGCCGACGCGGAAGCCCTTCGTGTCGGAGGGGAGCAGGATGACCGAGAGCCCCTTTGGCCCGGGCCCGCCGGTGCGCGCGACCAGCGAGACGAAGTCGGCGCGCGTGCCGTTGGTGATGAAGGTCTTCGATCCGTTGATGACCCAGTCGCCGCCGTCCCGGCGCGCCGTCGTCAGCATGGCCGCGACGTCCGATCCGGCGCCGGGCTCGCTGATGCCGATGGA from Candidatus Rokuibacteriota bacterium carries:
- a CDS encoding acyl-CoA dehydrogenase family protein; the encoded protein is MDASPWLGPEHEEFRRAVRAVVARELAPHADEWEAAGIFPREIYALMGKLGYLGLRYAPEYGGAGLDFWYTLILAQELVKCGSVGTAVGLLAHMEFALSVIEARGTPEQKREFLAPAIRGEKIASIGISEPGAGSDVAAMLTTARRDGGDWVINGSKTFITNGTRADFVSLVARTGGPGPKGLSVILLPSDTKGFRVGRTLQKMGSRASDTAELFFDDCRVPLRNLVGEEGHGFGYVMDHFKGERIVISAFALGVMERLWEEGTRYAAERRIFGQPLGKFQAWRHRLADVRTTIEATRQLVHWACDRLNRDAPDASLAASMAKLFSCEQVKHVANEVFQLHGGYGFIEEYPICRLYRDVAAFTIGAGTSEIMREIIAREEQL